A window from Pleuronectes platessa chromosome 6, fPlePla1.1, whole genome shotgun sequence encodes these proteins:
- the neurod4 gene encoding neurogenic differentiation factor 4 → MMTKPFVKSGDVSELVSSLSWLEDEEEEEDDDGSSQDGDEYPDMRTRLGLNVRSCTELGSEDMEEEEEDDNGENGQNGEQGPKRRGPKKKKMTKARQERFRVRRVKANARERSRMHGLNDALDCLRRVMPCYSKTQKLSKIETLRLARNYIWALSEVLESGQSTESNGFMEMLCKGLSQPTSNLVAGCLQLAPNPMMLTKLEDKCGGPGQGGVGGQAGHPLSYPSPGLPSPPYGSLEASHLLHMKGFKGPVYDNPSSNECSSGTPPYDGPLTPPLSISGNFALKHEPSPHESERNYTPHPGHHAHYLMSHHYPTSTTGVLPGGPQSHPLFQASRYELPLDVGFDSFAPSHLVPTHMGNI, encoded by the coding sequence ATGATGACCAAACCATTTGTGAAGAGCGGGGACGTGAGTGAGCTGGTGAGCTCCCTCAGCTGgcttgaggatgaggaggaggaggaggatgacgacGGCAGCTCACAGGATGGGGACGAGTACCCAGACATGAGGACCCGCCTTGGTCTGAATGTCCGCTCCTGCACAGAGCTGGGCAGTGAAgatatggaggaggaggaagaggatgataaCGGCGAGAATGGACAAAATGGAGAGCAGGGTCCCAAAAGGAGAGgccccaagaagaagaagatgaccAAAGCGCGACAGGAGAGGTTTCGTGTCCGGCGGGTCAAGGCCAATGCCAGAGAACGCTCCCGAATGCACGGGCTGAACGACGCCCTGGATTGTCTCCGCAGAGTTATGCCCTGCTACTCCAAGACACAGAAGCTGTCAAAAATTGAGACTCTACGCCTGGCACGCAACTACATCTGGGCCCTGTCCGAGGTGCTTGAGAGTGGCCAATCCACAGAGAGCAATGGCTTCATGGAGATGCTGTGTAAAGGTTTGTCCCAGCCCACCAGTAACCTTGTGGCCGGCTGCCTGCAGCTGGCACCCAACCCGATGATGCTCACCAAGCTGGAGGACAAGTGTGGAGGCCCGGGGCAGGGCGGTGTGGGGGGTCAGGCTGGCCATCCCCTCAGCTACCCGTCCCCAGGCCTTCCCAGCCCCCCCTATGGCTCCCTGGAggcatcccacctcctccacatgAAGGGATTCAAAGGGCCTGTGTACGACAACCCCTCCTCAAACGAGTGCAGCAGTGGCACCCCGCCATACGACGGGCCCCTCACCCCTCCCCTCAGCATCAGTGGCAACTTCGCCCTGAAGCATGAGCCCTCTCCCCACGAGTCAGAGAGGAACTACACGCCCCACCCCGGCCACCATGCCCACTACCTCATGTCGCACCACTACCCCACCTCCACGACAGGTGTCCTACCAGGCGGGCCTCAGAGCCACCCGCTCTTCCAGGCTTCACGCTATGAGCTGCCCCTGGATGTGGGCTTTGACTCCTTCGCTCCCTCTCACCTGGTCCCCACTCACATGGGTAACATCTGA